The following coding sequences lie in one Trypanosoma brucei gambiense DAL972 chromosome 7, complete sequence genomic window:
- a CDS encoding chaperone protein DNAj, putative translates to MWRVALRRPRVAMPCGCIGHIYRRGSGVPYGSVPADIESSRHSRKPREEDVLKNISGRSGSDQANEETPAYEAEGYDPWRVLGLKPGASTHMVRLRYHELMREVHPDLEPNRVGDISRLNQINKAYEIITKSPTLDRRYRNLVSDTQYFYYKFLPEWMARNVDEMPRYWSWVRWRTPGAFQVFLLCCGCYMVGRFYAAFPVLTTAFLLSLSFDILFHTMTAPATCSMLFLYAIMSSQSYDMAWLTSPKSFLKRELSY, encoded by the coding sequence ATGTGGCGCGTGGCATTACGGCGCCCTCGCGTCGCCATGCCATGTGGGTGTATTGGTCATATTTACCGTAGAGGCAGCGGAGTTCCGTACGGCAGCGTCCCTGCTGATATTGAGAGCTCCCGCCATAGTCGTAAACCACGCGAGGAGGATGTGTTGAAAAATATATCAGGCAGATCGGGTTCGGATCAGGCGAATGAAGAGACACCCGCGTATGAGGCGGAGGGTTATGACCCGTGGCGGGTACTTGGCTTGAAGCCCGGGGCTTCCACTCATATGGTACGGTTGCGTTACCATGAGCTTATGCGTGAGGTCCACCCCGATCTGGAGCCAAATCGTGTCGGCGACATATCGAGGTTGAATCAGATCAATAAAGCATACGAAATCATTACAAAGAGCCCCACCCTAGACCGTCGCTATCGTAACTTAGTAAGTGACACGCAATATTTTTACTACAAGTTTCTTCCCGAATGGATGGCACGGAATGTCGATGAGATGCCTCGATACTGGAGTTGGGTCCGGTGGCGTACTCCTGGTGCGTTTCAGGTGTTTCTGCTTTGCTGTGGTTGCTACATGGTGGGGCGCTTTTACGCTGCCTTCCCAGTGCTCACAACAGCGTTCCTGCTTTCCCTCTCATTCGATATTCTGTTTCATACAATGACTGCACCGGCGACATGCTCTATGCTGTTTTTGTACGCCATTATGTCATCACAGAGCTATGATATGGCTTGGCTGACGAGCCCCAAATCCTTCCTCAAACGTGAGTTAAGTTATTAG